The Alnus glutinosa chromosome 3, dhAlnGlut1.1, whole genome shotgun sequence nucleotide sequence aaatcatatttcttagaattttatcttataactaatagggcttttagtttagtttacaaggctaattccatggaaaatgttcttgTATGAAACTAGGAACGATTAAAAGATATGTGTCAACATGTTGAAGGACCAAATTTAAGgagctttgaaattataatttttttctttactgaAACAGAGTGCAATCCCTTAAAATCTGACTTTGCATTCATAAGATtctgtgaaaaaataatatgaatttaattttttttattaaaaaaataagtatttttttgaatttttattttttacaaataaaatcaaaattacgtaaatgccactcaaaatactTGCCCTGCCCCGCAGTGATCCGCGCCGCATGGGCTATCTTTATtaagtgcggtttgcgggttggaaatttccaacccacATAGGTGCGGGGCGAGGCCAAAAAGGGCGGAAAACTGCCCCGCCCCACCCCTAGTCACTATCGTCGGAATCCAACTACCGGAATCTAATCAGCCTAGATTTCGGCAACCAAAAGTAGTATTTTGGCGGGCTAGCAGGATCTGGCCAAATTGGCTGGATCCCGGCCGTTGGCCGAACGGATCTAGCTAGAACATCCCGGCCAgaatggccggattccagccgTTTTGGCGGGATTTCGGCTATTCTGTGCCGGATTTTGGCCATTTTCGGAATCtagccaccttcgccggaattcGGCCAACCTAGCTTCCGACGAATATGTCTGAATTTTGGCTTTTATCTCGGATTCTGGTTATAGTAGCCAGAATCCTGTCGATCAGTGACGAAATCTCGTCActagtaatttttatattaatatttatatgttctgaataaaaattgatttttataggttaatatgattgaatgaaaatataaaaaatatttgtgatttttcgtacgcgctaaacataaaaaaatgcttttgacgaaaaatattttcctgaaaaatgacttctctaaAACCATTTTATAATAGAAACTATCttagaattaattaaaaatatttttaattttaaaaattattaaattgacgTGACCCACTTATCCAGCCACCGTCCACACACTCAAATCTTTAACAATAAAACcagaaactcaaaaaaaaagtaagcaGAAGAAGCGCTCACGGCTCACTATTCACTCAACCTCAGTTTTCATGGCTACAACTTCTCTAATTCCCAAAGTACCCCTTTCACCCTTTCTCACAAACCCAGCTTCGTCTCCCTCACTCCACTTCACCAAACTCTCCTTCTTGCACCCTCATTGCGCCAAGAGACCAAGCAGTCTCAACGCCCGACCCAAGAAGAAGAACCGCTGGCTCGATCCTTTCGACGACGGTGAGGACCCCGACATAGAGTACGGCTCAGTGTTTTCCGACGGTAAGCAAGGAGAGGACGACCGGCCGCCGGATAACCCCAACAGCCCCAATGGGTTCCTGAAGTTCCCGGCGGGTTACAGCGTGGAAATCGCGTCCTTGGGATTGAAAATTAGAGGCGACGTGAGGAGGTGCTGCTGCATGGTCTCTGGCGGTGTGTATGAGAATTTGCTCTTCTTTCCGACCATTCAGCTGATCAAGGATAGGTACCCGGGTGTTCAGGTGGATGTGTTGGCGTCGGCGAGAGGGAAGCAGACGTACGAGTTGAACAAGAATGTGAGGTGGGCTAATGTTTATGATCCTGACGATGATTTCCCCGAGCCCGCCGAGTATACTGACATGGTTGGACTTCTTAAGGTTGGTTCCTCCGATTTCTTTTAGCTTTGTCCTTCCAAATTGGCAAGGtagaataaatttaattatttaattaatattctaacattatttgAGAGTAACTCAATATGtagaatgagtaatgctataccattggatcaaaatctaataataatttattataaatttaatgatgattttaagagccacatcaattttaggaggataAAAGGAAGATAAAtagatgatatgtagcattactcaatattaaattgacagaaatttcttacaaattggtttgtagggAATTTCGTACAATCCACGTAtgagagtgacatgtgtcctttaaatatgtgagaatcactttttttttttattaatgctattaaaaaagcatatgagaagcaaatgctattaaaaaaacatgtgattctcacatgttaagggacacatgtcaatcttatatgtgggttgtataaaatttcatacaaactggtttgtaggaaatttttgtctatattaaattatcacttattcaaaaaaatccTAAGTTAATAGGAATCGATGAATTAATTTATATCGTTAACACAAATTAACACTTAAAAAGGGTGttttaaatcaattttgaaaagaattcAACTCTTTTTTTGAGTATGTAATATttctaagggtgcgtttgagattgcgaaaatgaatcgtttgataattacgttttaaaaaattgcgatttaaagacgttaaaaatatgtttttccaAATCGCAGGTTAGTGagtgttttttttgaaaacgcaaaattttaaagccTAACTTGCGATTAGATGCCAAACTACGATTTTGTCAAatacttaactgcatttttaaaaataatttttttaaatcgtacattttaaaatcgttatttttaaatcgtactttttgaaatctcaAATTCAAATGGACCTAATACTATACTGATTTTAGTAAGCTTATGCTCTCTTCAGGTGATTTCACGATAATcaagtaagaaaaataattagtgaatttatttatttatatattttttaaatatttttgtgaaTGATGCATTCATGCATCTTTACCAATTGAAGAAATGCATCTTGTTTTTGGCAAAAGTAGATATAATTTAGTCATCACATACTTACAATGGATTAGTGCGGTTACAAactattaaatcatcacttgtattaaaagtttaagtttataggaaatgattaatttaatcgtttaatttatattccaaCACTCATTCTCACATGTGAGCTGAAACTCTCCCTTAATAGGTGATatccaacacgtggaatatttaatagAAATAAAAGATGAATGAGAAAGATAGGGTTTGAACTCAGAATTTCTGctctaatatcatattaaattaccGCTTATCTCAAAAGCTAAGTTTCTCTTTGCaactttaatttatatataacaagttattattcaattgtttttttttttttttataagtaattgcaattttatattcaattgttgCTGCAGAATAGGTACTATGACATGGTGTTATCAACCAGACTAGCAGGGCTAGGGCATGCGGCATTCTTGTTCATGACAACAGCTCGAGATAGAGTTAGCTACGTTTACCCAAATGTAAATTCTGCAGGGGCAGGATTACTTCTATCCCAAACATTTACACCAGATAGTAATAATCTCTCTGACGAAGGATATCACATGTGAGTGT carries:
- the LOC133863005 gene encoding photosynthetic NDH subunit of subcomplex B 1, chloroplastic; translation: MATTSLIPKVPLSPFLTNPASSPSLHFTKLSFLHPHCAKRPSSLNARPKKKNRWLDPFDDGEDPDIEYGSVFSDGKQGEDDRPPDNPNSPNGFLKFPAGYSVEIASLGLKIRGDVRRCCCMVSGGVYENLLFFPTIQLIKDRYPGVQVDVLASARGKQTYELNKNVRWANVYDPDDDFPEPAEYTDMVGLLKNRYYDMVLSTRLAGLGHAAFLFMTTARDRVSYVYPNVNSAGAGLLLSQTFTPDSNNLSDEGYHMYHQMLDWLGRPFRSVPRQPVPPLKVAISKKLKAVVEAKYRKVGAEKGRYVVIHGIKSDSKASMQSRGDTDSLLPIEVWAEIADSIRGPRPIFVIPHEKERENVEEVVGDDASIVFITTPGQLAALINDSAGVIATNTAAIQLANTREKPSIALFCSEEKGKLFVPNAEEKKCVIVSSKTGKLIDIDIQAVKKVLQIFDVSLALA